The sequence AGCCATCGCTCCCTTGGCTTGTGTTCGGCCCGGAAACATTCACACTTTCTGACAGACCTATGAGGATacaggtgtgtgttgggggtgttATTCCAGCGTGATGGGGGGATGGGATTAAAACTGACCAATTTTGTACTTTGTGGGACATTCATGTAAGCAGGTGTTAACCATTCAGGTGTCACCACGTCAGTCCTATGAATGATGACACAGATCAGGATCTGTTGCTTTTGGATAGGACTGTGCCGTTTCTTCTCCCTCCTTAAGGAAGCGGTGATAGCCCTGCCCTTTGTATTATCTGGTCTTATTTCATGATTGCCTCAAAAAGTACCTTTTCTGTCTTCATAGAGCACGTACAGGTCCCCATGTGCATCAGAAAGCTCATCTGATTTGGGGTTTCTTTCCCTGGAGAGAGATCGGCCAGCTTGAGGCAGGTGTCTGAGAGGTGTTCCAGGTCTGGCTGGCCCTGGCTGGTTGTTAGGACACTGCTTTGTTAACACGCTCATTTCTACATCAGCATACTCAAGATCAGTGAACTCCTTATTTCGTACTTTTTACTGAGTTAGTCTATATTTTACAATGCTTTTTGGTTGTATATGGGCGGTTCTGCTAGGCCAAATggcgtgggtgggtgggggtcttGCCCCTGGAGCCGGTAGATAGGATGGCCAGGAAGCGTTCACCACATTTTTCTCATTCCAAGTCACCTTAGCCCTGTGATATTTCACAACAGATCTAGTACGGTCTTGCCCTTGATCTCCGGAGCATTGGGAGAATTCAGGAGGTTCTCGGGGCTTTGGAGATGGGGAAGGCCATTTCCTAGCAAGTCCTTGATGGTGTGTAATCCCCACCTGGCCCCACTGCAACCCTCGAGACCTTGTTTTCCTCCTAGCTGGCCGTTAGCTAATCCCTCCTGAGGGGTTCGTTGACTGATAGAGCTGTTTGTTGGCcgtgactttgtttttaaaaagcatagcgTTGCTGTCTTTCAGGAGACCTGAGCAGAAGGGTCTTGACTCCATCCCGGCTTTTTGAGACTTTCTACTTGTCTGCAGCCAGACTCTGAGACTCTGCTCCACactgcccacccctgctccagGTTGGCTGTGGGCCACCCAGCTGGCAGTGAACTCCCTTTGGTGGACAGAACAGTAACATTTCCATTCCTTTTGACATTATAATTTCCTGTATGTAGGGGACTGATTTACTCAAGGTCAGGGCAGGAGCCCTGGTGACTCAAATATGCTTTCTCATTGGTTGGTAACTCCTTGATCTCTGGGACCTGAGCAAAAGAATGGGAGTAGGacttgaaccccccccccccccccccacttgctgtCAGCCCAAGGAGGCACTGGCCTGCTTGTCCAGCTCTGAGAGGCTCCCAGAGGTGATGATGGAGGAGTAAGGATACACATCCCTCAGGTCTTGGAGGCTGCTCATTTGCCTCCTGTTCAAGTGGCCCCCTGGGTCACCTAGCAGTATTGAGCTTTGGCCCAAGGACAGCCAGGAATGCTTGCTTGTCTTGTGTCCTGCTTAGTGCGGTGGCACCCCAGCCAGCACCTGGGGTGGGGTCTGGAAGGACTTTTCAGGGTTCTGAGGGAGGTGCTATCTTGACTTCCTTTgtcaagggagagagggaaagcctTGCGGACCCGACTCCTGGGTTTGGTTGAATGCATGGGCCGGATTCCCACGCGTGGGTGTAGAGGCCCTTGGGACGAGAAGAAACAACCCTGGGCCCTGGGGGTCTGGGCCATAGTCCACACTGGAGGATATTGAATGCTCAGCGCCCGAGGGAGCCTACAGCGCCTGGGATCCGCCCCTCGGGGACCTCCCCTACGCAGCCCAGCGAGGCCCGCCTGCTGGCTTGGGCTCCCGCACATCTGGCCCTTCTGCGCACATCTGGGCAGCCGGCGCCTTAGCATGAACGGCTCTGGGACGGGCGCCGCGGCCCCAGCCACTTGGCTGAGCTCCTGCTGCAACCAGTCAGGGGTGCTGCCCGAGCCCCCCGAGGGGCCGCCCGTCGTGCAGGCGGCGGTGCTGGGCGTGCTGTCACTGCTCGTGCTCTGCGGGGTCCTGTTCCTGGGC is a genomic window of Acinonyx jubatus isolate Ajub_Pintada_27869175 chromosome B4, VMU_Ajub_asm_v1.0, whole genome shotgun sequence containing:
- the SMIM41 gene encoding small integral membrane protein 41 — translated: MLSARGSLQRLGSAPRGPPLRSPARPACWLGLPHIWPFCAHLGSRRLSMNGSGTGAAAPATWLSSCCNQSGVLPEPPEGPPVVQAAVLGVLSLLVLCGVLFLGGGLLLRAEGLTAMVLRERRASREAESSSAGRGDHNS